GGCCCGGCCTACCGGCTCGGGGCACCGGCGGTCGGGGCGCTCGCGGTGGTCGGCGCGGCGACCATGTTCTGCACCCCGATCGCCGGCCGGCAGGCCGATCGGCGGGGGCCGGACGCCGTCAACCTGGTGTGCATGATCGGCGCGATCGTCGCGGCCGCGGTCCTCGTCGTCGGTGCCTCCGGCGGGATCGCGGGGATGGTGGCGCTCGTGCTCGGCACGCTGCTGCTCGACGTCGCGATGCAGTCGGGCATGGTCGCCAACCAGGTGCGGATCTACGCGCTGCGCCCGGAGGTCCGCAGCAGGCTCAACACGGCCTACATGACCTGCGCGTTCCTCGGTGGCAGCGCCGGGTCGTGGCTCGGGGTGCGGGCTTTCGCGCAGTTCGGCTGGCCGGGCGTGTCCGGGCTGGTGGCGCTGCTGGCCGGGACGGCGCTGACCGGGCACCTGATCGCGATGCGGCGACTGCGATTCCGCGCGAAAGCGGCGGTGTGACCGACGCCCTCCGGACGGCCGATCGAACAGGCGTGCCCCCACCGGTAGACTCGATCAGCAGCTCGTCGAGGAGGGGGACGCCGGATGAACGACACCGATCACGCGATCCTCGCCTTCGAGCTCGAGCACTGGCAGTACCAGGGCAACAAGGAACGCGTCATCCAGGAGCGCTTCGGCTTCTCCCCGAACCGCTACTACCAGCGGCTGAACCGCCTGCTGGACGAACCCGAGGCCCTGAAGCAGCAGCCGGCCCTGGTCAAACGCCTGCTGGACCGCCGCGACGAACGCGCCGCCCGACGCCGCGCCCCGCGCGAATCCTGACGCTCCGCCGCCGAGAGCGCGTCGCAACCTGATCCTCCCGGAACGCCGGAGCCCCGCGACACCTGTGCGGTGGCGCGGGGCTCCGGGTTCTGCTGCCGCTACTGCTGAGCGCGCTCGGCGTACTGCTCCGGGGTGAGCTGGCGGTCCTGCTGGATGCGGACCAGCTCGGCCAGCAGCGGTGCCGCCTGGTCCGGTGGCAGCGCCTGGAACGCCTTCTTGATCGCCTCCGGGTCGCCCGCGCCTGTCTGCGGCGGGATCTCCGGCGCCTGCTCCTTGCCGATCACGGTGTTCACCAGGTCGACGAGCATCGCGACGATGGTGCGCGGCCCGACCTCGGTGTGCCAGCCCTGGATCTCGCCGTTCGGCCCGCGCGGGCCGAGCAGCTCGTGCTCCAGCCGCCGCAGGATCGCGTCCTGTTCCGGGTTCATCTGGTCCTCCTGGTCCTTGTTCCCGAGGTCGGCGCGGAACCGGTCCATGTCCACGTGGCCGGGGTCGATCTTGCCGGTGACGCTGGTCTCCTTGTGGCCGCGCGCGGCGTCCGCCGGACGGCCCAGGTGCTCGAGCACCGCGCGGGTCGCCTTCAGCGCCGCCGAGTACTGCTCCGGGCTCGGCCCCTGGTCGACGCCCTGGTAGTCCCACTCGAAGCCGACGTAGAGGGTGTTGCCGTCACCTCCCGGGTTCGGGCCGGACTCCTTCGCCTCGCCCGCGTGGTTCGCGCGGCCCGCCGCGATCACGTGCACCGTCCCGTCGAAGCCGATCACCGCGTGGCAGAGCGGACCGGCGAGGTCCGGACGGCCGTCGATGCACAGCTGGACGCTGGGCGCTGGGTTCTCATAAGACGCGGGCGTGGCGGTGTGGTGCTCGAGCACGCCGACCGGCGCGGGCTGCGGTCCCGAGGAGGCGGTGCGCTCCCGCCAGCCATCGGTTTCGACCACCGCCAGCCCGACCGCGCGCAACGCGTCCGCCAGCCAGACGAGGGGCAATGCCAACCTGATCACTCTCCTGGCTTGATCCGTTCCCTCATGGTGTCTCGATCGAATGCGGGCGACCACGGCCAAGTGCGTGAAAATGGTCGAGACCCACCCAACGGGTGAGCCTCGACCATCGAATGAGTTTTCCCTATTCGTGGTGCGCGGAGCCGTTCAGCGCGCCTTCCCGCTTTCTACAGCCCGCTGGTTCCGGTGTTCGGGGCGACCTGTTCCGTCGGCTCCGCGCCGTTCTTGGTGCCGTTGGGCGTGCTGAACTGCTTCTCCACGCCGGACAGCCACTTGCCCAATCGCTGCTGCATCGGCCCGATCAGGCCGCCGCCGACGCCCACCACGATCACGCCGCCGATGGTGGCCAGCACGGTGATCAGGATCGGAGTGGTCACGGTGAGCGCGATGCCCATCTGGTTCAGCGCGGCGATCACGCCGAGGGCCACGATGAAACCGAAGGTGATCTTGGCCAGCACGCCGCCCACCGGGCGGCCGCCGAGCGCGCCGCGTACCAGGTCGCCGACCACGCGGCCCACCGCGGCGGCCACCAGCACCAGCACGATCGCGACCAGCACGCGCGGCAGGAACAGGACGATCTGGTCGATCAGGTCCTTGACCGGGTTGGGGCCGAACGCGCCGAGCGCGAGCTGCAGGAAGATCAGCAGGATGAAGTAGTAGACGACCTTGATCAGCAGTCCGCCGAGGTCGACCTGCGTCTTGGCCGCCATGTCGGCCAGCCCGGCGCGCTTGAGCAGCCGGGTGAAGCCGAGCCGCACGAAGGCCACCTGGATTGCCTTCGAGACCGCCTTCGCGATCAGCCAGCCGATGAGCAGGACGACCAGGAACATGGCGAGCTTGGGAACGAATGTGGCGATGTTGGCCCACGCCTGTGCCAACCCCGTTTGCAAGGTATCCACGATTTCACCTCGGAAAAGCCTAAGGGAGACGTTTGATGGGTGATCGTTTCTGCTATTCGGCTGAGGAACAAACCGAAAGACCGCCTCGAACGGGCGATTTAGTTACTCGAATGGATTAAGACAAATCACACCGAGTCAACACCCGTGGGACTGTGAGCCCGCGCGCACCGCCGACCGGTGGCCGCACTGGGCTGATCGGCGGCGTGCGATTCTGACAGCATGAGTACCGAACGCGCAGGTGAGCGGGATAGCGGTGCGCAGCGGCAGATCTCCGCGCCCACGCTCCGCCGCCTGGAGCGCGCTTCGGGCGGGCTGGCCGGGTCGAGCGTCAGCGCGATGGAGCAGCGGCTGCCGTGGTTCCGCCGGATGCCCGCCGACCAGCGCGCCAGCGTGCTGCTGGTGACCCAGACCGGCGTGGCCAACTTCGTGGCCTGGCTGCAGGACCCGACCGAGGCGATCCGGTTGACCGCCGAGGCCTTCCGGGCCGCGCCGCGAGACCTGTCCCGCTGGGTCAGCCTCCGGCAGACCCTCGAACTGGTGCGGGTCGCCATCGACGTGTTCGAGCAGCAGCTCCCCGAACTGGCCGACGAGCAGCACGAACGCACCATGTTGACCGAGTCGATCCTGCGCTACACCCGCGAGATCGCCTTCGCCGCGGCGACCTCCTACGCGGCTGCCGCGGAGGCTCGCGGCGCGTGGGACGCGCGGCTGGAAGCGCTGGTGGTCGACGGGATCGTGCGCGGAGACGCCGAGGAATCCCTGCTGTCCCGCGCCGCGGCGCTGGGC
This portion of the Saccharopolyspora antimicrobica genome encodes:
- a CDS encoding DUF3263 domain-containing protein; translation: MNDTDHAILAFELEHWQYQGNKERVIQERFGFSPNRYYQRLNRLLDEPEALKQQPALVKRLLDRRDERAARRRAPRES
- a CDS encoding peptidoglycan recognition protein family protein yields the protein MALPLVWLADALRAVGLAVVETDGWRERTASSGPQPAPVGVLEHHTATPASYENPAPSVQLCIDGRPDLAGPLCHAVIGFDGTVHVIAAGRANHAGEAKESGPNPGGDGNTLYVGFEWDYQGVDQGPSPEQYSAALKATRAVLEHLGRPADAARGHKETSVTGKIDPGHVDMDRFRADLGNKDQEDQMNPEQDAILRRLEHELLGPRGPNGEIQGWHTEVGPRTIVAMLVDLVNTVIGKEQAPEIPPQTGAGDPEAIKKAFQALPPDQAAPLLAELVRIQQDRQLTPEQYAERAQQ
- a CDS encoding mechanosensitive ion channel family protein, which translates into the protein MDTLQTGLAQAWANIATFVPKLAMFLVVLLIGWLIAKAVSKAIQVAFVRLGFTRLLKRAGLADMAAKTQVDLGGLLIKVVYYFILLIFLQLALGAFGPNPVKDLIDQIVLFLPRVLVAIVLVLVAAAVGRVVGDLVRGALGGRPVGGVLAKITFGFIVALGVIAALNQMGIALTVTTPILITVLATIGGVIVVGVGGGLIGPMQQRLGKWLSGVEKQFSTPNGTKNGAEPTEQVAPNTGTSGL